A genomic window from Microvirga mediterraneensis includes:
- a CDS encoding cupin domain-containing protein, with amino-acid sequence MTASPVLLEPTFVTPGFGPVSAAGDTLVIREWTDSGPSYLHIHHSDDEAWHVLEGCLRFRFEHGEADASAGTTVFVPAGLAHTYRVIEPSRYLIFLTPRLDRLIARLRNLDDRSQLRGTLVEFDTEMVE; translated from the coding sequence ATGACAGCCTCACCGGTTCTGCTTGAGCCCACCTTTGTCACTCCGGGCTTTGGGCCGGTCTCAGCCGCTGGAGATACCTTGGTCATCCGCGAGTGGACCGACTCTGGGCCATCCTACCTGCACATTCACCACTCCGATGATGAAGCCTGGCATGTTCTGGAGGGATGTCTCCGGTTCCGGTTCGAACACGGTGAGGCAGACGCTTCCGCCGGCACCACCGTCTTTGTCCCGGCTGGGCTGGCGCATACCTACAGGGTCATAGAACCGAGCCGTTACCTGATTTTTCTCACGCCGCGGCTGGATCGGCTCATCGCTCGCTTGAGAAATCTGGACGATCGATCACAGTTGCGGGGCACCCTGGTCGAGTTCGATACCGAGATGGTGGAATGA
- a CDS encoding site-specific integrase: MANSASQISRAKQLDALAAVLPMAAADRYAEILTDADVATLKHLADTGMGANTLRALASDLAYLEAWCRAATGRPLPWPAHPELVLKFVAHHMWDPEHKAVDTAHGMPDDVIEELWDRKVLKVRGPHAPKTVSRRLSNWSTLHQWKGVEGQFDDPGIKKAVRLAMKASGRTPQRKSRKPVTRDVLDRLLATCGGSKAIDLRDRAILLIAFAAGGRRRSEVATLRHSQISVVDPIKLRPADQASPTVPCVRIALGRTKTTTAGQGAFVFAAGRAAVALHEWMQAAGVTSGPIFREVRKNGSIGMNPLTPQSINLILKKRCQMAGLDPTDFSAHGLRSGFMTQAGRDGIPLVDAMRQSAHKSVQQAAGYYDEQEHAQSMSVRVGL; this comes from the coding sequence CTCGACGCACTGGCGGCCGTGCTGCCGATGGCGGCAGCTGATCGCTATGCCGAGATCCTGACCGATGCTGATGTCGCCACCCTGAAGCATCTCGCCGATACAGGTATGGGCGCCAATACTCTACGCGCCCTCGCCTCTGATCTCGCCTACCTCGAGGCTTGGTGCCGCGCTGCGACCGGGCGTCCGCTCCCCTGGCCGGCCCACCCTGAACTCGTTCTGAAATTCGTTGCCCATCACATGTGGGACCCAGAGCATAAAGCTGTCGATACAGCTCATGGCATGCCTGATGACGTGATCGAGGAACTCTGGGATCGCAAGGTCCTGAAAGTCCGAGGCCCTCACGCCCCGAAGACGGTCTCCCGGCGGCTCTCGAACTGGTCGACCCTGCACCAGTGGAAAGGCGTTGAAGGTCAGTTCGACGACCCGGGCATCAAAAAAGCCGTGCGTCTCGCCATGAAAGCGTCCGGGCGCACTCCCCAGCGCAAGAGCCGCAAGCCCGTCACCCGGGATGTTCTCGACCGGCTTTTGGCCACCTGCGGAGGCTCGAAGGCCATCGATCTTCGGGATCGGGCCATCCTCCTGATTGCATTCGCTGCCGGCGGACGGCGGCGCAGTGAGGTGGCAACCCTGAGGCACTCCCAAATCAGTGTTGTCGATCCGATCAAGCTCCGGCCAGCGGATCAGGCGTCTCCAACCGTGCCTTGTGTCCGCATTGCTCTCGGCCGTACGAAGACGACCACGGCAGGGCAGGGCGCCTTCGTCTTCGCCGCAGGACGGGCCGCTGTTGCCCTCCATGAGTGGATGCAGGCAGCTGGCGTGACGTCTGGTCCGATATTCCGCGAAGTGCGAAAGAACGGTTCTATCGGGATGAACCCGCTCACCCCGCAGTCGATCAACCTCATCTTAAAAAAGCGCTGCCAGATGGCGGGGCTCGATCCCACTGATTTCAGTGCGCACGGGCTGCGTTCGGGCTTTATGACTCAGGCAGGACGAGATGGGATTCCGCTTGTTGACGCTATGCGCCAGTCTGCCCACAAGTCGGTTCAGCAGGCAGCGGGATACTACGATGAGCAGGAGCATGCTCAAAGTATGTCCGTCCGAGTTGGACTGTAA
- a CDS encoding IS256 family transposase produces MTDLISKSHSVHPTGQPEARLFDTWIDPIETGVRERVRDWIEALIEAELEAALGRPRYGRAAGDEPAVGTRGYRHGRRSRTLTGTFCPTEIAVPRARLPTQNGGTTEWRSAALRAYQRRTQAADALIASAYLSGTNTRRVRRALAALFGGAVGKDTVSRVWRKVQADWQAWNQRSLADEPIVRLILDGTVVRVRLDNKATSISLLVVIGIREDGQKILLSVKNMGGETTAAWRAVLDDLVARQLRRPAFVIVDGAPGLEQALAAVWEGVPLQRCTVHKLRNLLAHAPKRLYDEITADYTDMIYAATAEEIEERRKAFVKKWRLRHAAVADSLEEAGEALFAFTKLPPSQWKSARTTNAIERLHEEFKRRIKTQTVLPSDATAAMLFWALLASGQITMRKVDGWKTLPQASASQETIDLAA; encoded by the coding sequence ATGACGGATCTTATCAGCAAGTCACATTCTGTGCATCCAACCGGTCAGCCTGAGGCCCGGCTTTTCGACACCTGGATCGACCCGATCGAGACGGGCGTGCGCGAGCGGGTCCGCGACTGGATCGAAGCCCTCATCGAGGCCGAACTGGAGGCCGCTCTCGGCCGCCCCCGCTACGGCCGGGCGGCGGGTGACGAACCTGCTGTCGGCACGCGCGGCTATCGCCATGGCCGCCGCTCGCGCACGCTCACCGGCACCTTCTGCCCGACCGAGATTGCGGTGCCGCGGGCCCGCCTGCCCACCCAGAACGGCGGCACCACCGAGTGGAGGAGTGCAGCCCTTCGGGCCTATCAGCGCCGCACGCAAGCCGCCGATGCCCTGATCGCGTCCGCTTATCTGTCGGGCACCAACACCCGGCGGGTGCGCCGGGCCCTGGCGGCCCTGTTCGGCGGAGCCGTCGGCAAGGACACGGTCAGCCGGGTCTGGCGCAAAGTGCAGGCCGACTGGCAGGCCTGGAACCAGCGCTCGCTCGCCGACGAGCCGATCGTGCGACTGATCCTCGACGGCACCGTGGTGCGGGTCCGGCTCGACAACAAAGCCACCTCGATCTCGCTGCTGGTGGTGATCGGCATCCGCGAGGATGGGCAAAAGATCTTGCTGTCGGTCAAGAACATGGGCGGCGAGACCACGGCGGCCTGGCGTGCGGTGCTCGACGACCTCGTGGCGCGCCAGTTGCGCCGGCCGGCCTTTGTCATCGTGGATGGCGCGCCTGGCCTGGAGCAGGCTTTGGCGGCGGTATGGGAGGGCGTTCCCCTGCAGCGCTGCACGGTGCACAAGCTCCGCAACCTGCTCGCCCATGCCCCCAAGCGCCTGTATGACGAGATCACGGCCGACTACACCGACATGATCTACGCCGCCACAGCCGAGGAGATCGAGGAGCGACGCAAGGCCTTCGTGAAGAAGTGGCGGCTGCGCCACGCCGCGGTGGCCGACAGCCTGGAGGAGGCGGGCGAGGCGCTGTTTGCGTTCACGAAGCTGCCGCCGTCGCAGTGGAAATCAGCGCGGACCACGAACGCCATTGAACGGCTGCATGAGGAATTCAAGCGGCGGATCAAGACCCAGACGGTGCTGCCCTCGGACGCGACGGCCGCTATGCTGTTCTGGGCTCTGCTCGCGTCCGGTCAGATCACCATGCGCAAGGTCGACGGCTGGAAGACGCTCCCACAAGCATCAGCCTCACAGGAGACGATTGACCTCGCTGCCTGA
- the repB gene encoding plasmid partitioning protein RepB, translating into MTRKIIASMLSGAINPPGTPEKSPEADNVQQHPASQAPRKRSPLAQGGSIASNSPVGAINKALETVLSAQGDVSELRAQLASGQAIVELDPEFIEGSFVRDRMDGSDVAHESLVEAIRARGQQVPILVRPHPTKPGHYQVAYGHRRLRAVTQLGVKVRAVVKEMSDDELVVAQGQENNARLDLTYIEQAMFAFRLEQRGFSRSTIIEALSIDKSNLAKLISVPNKVPHAVIEAIGHAPGIGRGRWLELTDFFQIPSNVERAQSIISRDQFKSAESADRFQILLTDLSEAADFKGQEGGAGASTNTQNGPSSPVAASKPVPSFWNDPAGRKLARIVKDHRSFTLKVDRKLAPDFGEYLVSKLDELYASFQTENQQSGAHGAVREVVDF; encoded by the coding sequence ATGACCCGTAAGATCATCGCTAGTATGCTTTCCGGTGCGATCAACCCTCCCGGCACCCCAGAGAAGTCGCCCGAAGCCGACAATGTACAACAGCATCCCGCTTCACAGGCTCCGCGCAAGCGCTCGCCTCTTGCGCAAGGAGGGAGCATCGCCAGCAACAGCCCTGTTGGCGCGATCAACAAGGCTCTCGAGACTGTACTATCTGCGCAGGGGGACGTAAGCGAACTACGTGCTCAGCTTGCCTCTGGCCAAGCCATTGTCGAGCTAGATCCTGAATTCATTGAAGGCTCATTTGTTCGGGACCGCATGGATGGGTCCGATGTTGCCCATGAATCCCTCGTAGAAGCCATTAGAGCCCGTGGTCAGCAGGTTCCCATTCTCGTTCGGCCTCATCCGACCAAGCCCGGTCATTACCAAGTTGCATATGGTCACCGCCGACTGAGAGCTGTGACGCAACTCGGAGTAAAGGTCCGAGCAGTCGTTAAGGAAATGAGTGACGACGAACTCGTCGTCGCCCAAGGCCAAGAAAATAACGCGCGCCTCGATCTAACTTATATCGAGCAGGCAATGTTTGCCTTCCGCCTTGAGCAACGGGGGTTCTCGCGCTCCACCATCATCGAAGCTCTATCAATTGATAAATCCAATCTCGCCAAGCTGATCAGCGTCCCTAACAAGGTTCCACATGCGGTTATTGAGGCGATTGGTCATGCCCCTGGCATCGGACGAGGACGCTGGCTCGAACTGACGGACTTCTTCCAGATTCCGTCTAATGTGGAGCGGGCGCAATCAATCATCAGCCGTGATCAATTCAAGAGCGCGGAAAGCGCGGATCGTTTCCAGATCTTGTTGACAGACCTCTCCGAGGCTGCAGATTTCAAAGGACAGGAGGGTGGGGCAGGTGCTTCTACAAATACCCAGAATGGTCCTAGCTCACCTGTAGCAGCATCTAAGCCCGTACCTAGCTTCTGGAATGACCCTGCTGGCCGAAAGCTTGCTCGGATCGTCAAGGATCATAGGAGTTTCACTCTTAAGGTCGATCGGAAGCTTGCTCCTGATTTTGGTGAGTATCTAGTCTCAAAACTGGACGAACTTTACGCCAGCTTCCAGACTGAGAACCAGCAAAGCGGTGCCCACGGTGCCGTCCGGGAGGTGGTAGACTTTTGA
- a CDS encoding IS630 family transposase (programmed frameshift), whose protein sequence is MGHCYSLDLRVRVADFVEAGHPCRAAAEHFDVSESFAIKLVRRMRDTGSPAPARQGRPPGSGKLVAYESFLIQTVEAKPAITMPELAARLREEHGIVAAPAMLSRFLCRRGFSYKKSLMAAECARADVRDERRVWREHRQARMRQQPHRLVFLDETYVNTKMTRLRGRSRKGQRLRMSAPFGHWKTHTFLAGLRCNELCAPWIIDGPMTRLAFEAYIETQLAPTLHQGDVVILDNLAVHKSDKAAQCLKQRGAWFLFLPAYSPDLNPIEQAFAKIKAHLRKAEARTFDTLWRALGDICDLFEPRECWNFLKAAGYASV, encoded by the exons ATGGGTCACTGCTATTCTCTCGATCTTCGGGTGCGGGTGGCTGACTTTGTCGAGGCGGGCCATCCCTGCCGGGCGGCCGCCGAACACTTTGACGTCAGCGAGAGCTTCGCCATCAAGCTGGTGCGGCGAATGCGGGACACCGGCTCACCGGCGCCGGCCCGCCAAGGCCGACCGCCCGGAAGCGGCAAGCTGGTGGCTTACGAGAGCTTCCTGATCCAGACCGTCGAGGCCAAGCCCGCCATCACCATGCCCGAACTGGCCGCTCGCCTGCGGGAGGAGCACGGGATCGTGGCCGCCCCGGCGATGCTCTCGCGCTTCCTGTGCCGGCGCGGCTTCAGTTATAAAAAAAGC CTGATGGCGGCGGAGTGCGCACGCGCCGACGTGCGGGATGAGCGGCGGGTCTGGCGCGAACACCGTCAGGCCCGCATGCGCCAACAGCCGCACCGGCTGGTGTTCCTGGACGAGACCTACGTCAACACCAAGATGACCCGCCTGCGCGGGCGCTCGCGCAAAGGCCAGCGGTTGCGCATGAGCGCGCCCTTCGGCCACTGGAAGACGCATACCTTCCTGGCCGGGCTGCGGTGCAACGAACTGTGTGCGCCGTGGATCATCGATGGCCCGATGACCCGCTTGGCGTTCGAGGCTTACATCGAGACGCAGCTTGCCCCGACCCTGCACCAAGGTGACGTGGTGATCCTCGACAACCTGGCGGTTCACAAGAGCGACAAGGCCGCCCAGTGTCTGAAACAGCGAGGCGCCTGGTTCCTGTTTCTGCCGGCTTATTCGCCCGATTTGAACCCGATTGAGCAGGCCTTCGCCAAGATCAAGGCACACCTGCGTAAGGCTGAGGCCCGAACGTTCGACACACTCTGGCGGGCGCTCGGGGACATCTGTGATTTGTTTGAGCCGCGAGAATGCTGGAATTTCCTCAAGGCTGCCGGCTATGCGTCCGTTTAA
- a CDS encoding DUF411 domain-containing protein gives MSNTFACTRRAFVAGLAGAVLASPLRASEGLPKVVVTKDPNCGCCSGWADHLKQAGFPVEIAETAEISRVKARLGVPQALASCHTAEVGGYVIEGHVPAASIKRLLAERPQAAGLAVPGMPVGSPGMEVEGMEPDTYEVVLFGPSGQRTFARYRGAQAA, from the coding sequence ATGAGCAACACATTCGCATGCACCCGGCGTGCCTTCGTGGCCGGACTGGCAGGGGCCGTCCTCGCGAGCCCCCTGCGTGCCAGTGAAGGTTTGCCGAAGGTGGTCGTCACCAAGGATCCGAATTGCGGCTGTTGCAGCGGCTGGGCCGACCACCTCAAGCAGGCCGGCTTTCCGGTCGAGATCGCCGAGACCGCCGAGATCAGCCGTGTGAAGGCGCGATTGGGGGTGCCGCAGGCGCTCGCGTCCTGCCACACCGCCGAGGTCGGTGGCTACGTGATCGAGGGCCATGTGCCGGCCGCATCGATCAAGCGCCTGCTGGCCGAGAGGCCCCAGGCGGCCGGGCTGGCCGTTCCTGGGATGCCGGTTGGATCGCCGGGCATGGAGGTCGAGGGCATGGAGCCCGACACCTATGAGGTGGTCCTGTTCGGGCCGTCGGGCCAGCGCACCTTCGCGCGCTATCGCGGCGCCCAGGCGGCCTGA
- the repA gene encoding plasmid partitioning protein RepA: MKAVLHTADRYSERRTVAQALLKSDLKTVLEDLIAEHASGLSEKLNEQRLMLYPPTARKTLRKFTSGEVARLVGINDSYLRRLSLEGKGPEPEMAPNGRRLYSLEEINALRSYLDESGKSERGYVKHRSGSEHLQVISVVNFKGGSAKTTTAAHLAQHLALSGYRVLAIDLDPQASLSALHGFQPEFDVGENQTLYGAIRYGDEVRDISEVIQETYFPGLHIIPGNLELMEFEHETPKALTSRDPNQPLFFARMGIALGPVAENYDVVIIDCPPQLGYLTLSALCASTAMLVTVHPQMLDVMSMCQFLTMTSDLLSVVRKAGATLEYDWLKYLVTRYEPGDGPQNQMVSFMRERFGGHVLNYPVLKSTAISDAGITKQTLYEVSREQFTKSTYDRAFESLNNVNSEIESLITKAWGRA; this comes from the coding sequence ATGAAAGCAGTTCTTCACACTGCAGACCGTTACTCCGAAAGGCGAACCGTGGCCCAAGCGTTATTAAAGTCAGATCTCAAGACAGTTCTCGAAGACCTGATTGCCGAGCATGCCAGTGGTCTGTCAGAGAAGCTGAATGAGCAACGTTTGATGCTCTATCCCCCGACCGCACGCAAAACGTTGCGAAAATTTACGTCGGGTGAGGTAGCTCGCCTCGTAGGCATCAATGACAGCTATCTCCGGCGTCTTTCCCTGGAAGGGAAGGGGCCTGAACCTGAAATGGCGCCTAATGGCCGCAGACTCTACTCTCTTGAGGAGATCAATGCCCTGAGGTCCTACCTCGACGAAAGCGGCAAATCTGAACGCGGCTACGTCAAGCACCGCTCGGGAAGCGAGCACCTTCAGGTTATCTCCGTTGTGAACTTCAAAGGTGGAAGCGCCAAGACGACAACGGCTGCCCACTTGGCCCAGCATCTGGCCCTAAGCGGATACAGGGTTCTTGCAATTGATCTAGACCCCCAAGCGAGCCTGTCCGCCCTTCATGGCTTCCAACCGGAATTTGATGTCGGTGAGAACCAAACTTTATATGGAGCAATCCGGTACGGCGATGAGGTCAGAGATATCAGTGAGGTGATCCAGGAAACATACTTTCCTGGACTCCACATCATTCCCGGCAACCTCGAGCTTATGGAATTTGAGCACGAGACACCCAAGGCCTTGACGAGCCGAGATCCTAACCAACCGCTATTCTTTGCCCGCATGGGCATCGCCCTTGGTCCCGTTGCTGAGAACTATGATGTCGTGATTATCGACTGTCCGCCGCAACTCGGCTACCTCACACTGTCGGCTCTATGCGCCAGCACCGCGATGCTCGTCACAGTGCATCCACAAATGCTGGATGTCATGTCTATGTGTCAGTTTTTGACCATGACATCTGATCTTCTGAGCGTCGTCCGAAAGGCTGGGGCAACTCTCGAATACGACTGGTTGAAGTATCTCGTTACCCGTTATGAGCCCGGCGACGGACCACAGAATCAGATGGTTTCGTTCATGCGGGAGCGGTTTGGGGGACATGTCCTGAACTATCCGGTACTCAAGAGCACCGCGATTTCTGATGCCGGCATCACCAAGCAGACCCTCTATGAGGTTTCGCGCGAACAGTTCACCAAATCGACCTACGACAGAGCGTTCGAGTCCCTGAACAACGTCAATTCGGAAATTGAGAGCCTCATCACCAAGGCTTGGGGGAGAGCATAA